In Leptotrichia sp. OH3620_COT-345, the following proteins share a genomic window:
- a CDS encoding trimeric intracellular cation channel family protein gives MKFETFLIICNYVGTVAFAASGALKGIKHNLDIFGITLLAILTACGGGILRDILVNQIPDALVNPEALYIAVISSGIICVFMNKIKKRIKISWQKKIKLYRLVIISNLIFDSVGLAAFTLIGANKSISMGLNIVTTATLAVLTGVGGGIVRDLLVTEIPIVLKEDIYAVLAFGGGIVYHIFVIKFKFLRIPTMIVLFIIILVIRLIVIKYKINLPKTKIE, from the coding sequence TTGAAATTTGAAACATTTTTAATAATATGTAATTATGTAGGAACTGTAGCGTTTGCAGCTTCAGGAGCATTAAAAGGAATAAAACATAATCTTGATATATTTGGTATAACTTTACTTGCTATACTTACAGCTTGTGGTGGAGGGATTTTACGTGATATATTAGTAAATCAGATTCCTGACGCTCTTGTAAATCCTGAGGCATTATACATAGCTGTCATATCTTCAGGAATAATTTGTGTATTTATGAATAAAATAAAAAAACGAATAAAAATATCTTGGCAGAAAAAAATAAAACTTTACAGGTTAGTTATTATTTCAAATCTTATATTTGATTCAGTAGGGCTTGCTGCATTTACACTGATAGGTGCAAATAAAAGTATAAGTATGGGGCTGAATATAGTAACAACTGCTACTTTAGCTGTACTTACAGGAGTAGGAGGAGGAATAGTCAGAGATTTACTTGTCACCGAAATTCCTATAGTATTAAAAGAAGATATTTATGCAGTATTAGCTTTTGGCGGAGGAATAGTTTATCATATATTTGTAATAAAATTTAAGTTTTTAAGAATACCGACAATGATAGTTTTATTTATTATAATTTTAGTAATAAGATTGATAGTTATAAAATATAAAATAAATTTACCCAAAACTAAAATAGAATAA
- a CDS encoding NAD(P)H-hydrate dehydratase, which translates to MLIGGNDTTKKIDNYAITVLGVPGNVLMENAAVSFIKHMDMTSDSYLVICGKGNNGGDGYAIARQLHVSEKNVSIFCVDNINMSNDCKINYNICKKLNMKIYYDIKELEHLLINSKIIVDALFGTGLNSEVTGKFKDIIKKINKFSVKAKVYSVDIPSGINGDTGEIMGEAVKAFKTVSFVTYKKGFFNKKNESCFGNIEIENIGINENIFSELTDDYYLTKKFIRRYIIGRNKDFHKGNFGKVLIFAGSKGFSGAAKITVNSCVRSGAGLVTLLTYIDIVDNISSSIIEAMTIEIDNSCLKKNFEEIEKVILNSDVVAIGPGIGKTENSFNIFKKIINYKKNNKGNKINLVIDADGLNLLSENKKIFEKIKGRTVLTPHLVEFSRLTGITPENIEKNKFEICKNFALSKGVILLLKGRNTLITNGKKTYINSTGNPHMANGGMGDCLTGIIASLIGQNYGLIESANIGAFLHGYIADELLKKQYIINASHIIQTLPEYMRKLFI; encoded by the coding sequence ATGTTAATAGGAGGAAATGATACAACAAAGAAAATTGATAATTATGCTATAACTGTATTAGGAGTGCCGGGAAATGTTCTTATGGAAAATGCAGCAGTTTCTTTTATAAAACATATGGATATGACTTCCGACAGTTATCTTGTAATTTGTGGAAAAGGAAATAATGGTGGTGACGGTTATGCTATTGCAAGACAACTTCATGTTTCAGAAAAAAATGTATCTATTTTCTGTGTAGATAATATAAATATGAGTAATGACTGTAAAATAAATTATAATATATGTAAAAAATTAAATATGAAAATATATTATGATATTAAAGAATTGGAACATCTCCTTATCAACAGTAAAATAATAGTAGATGCTTTATTCGGAACCGGATTAAATTCTGAGGTTACAGGAAAGTTTAAAGATATAATTAAAAAAATAAATAAATTTTCCGTTAAAGCAAAAGTGTATTCAGTAGATATCCCTTCAGGAATTAACGGCGATACGGGAGAAATAATGGGAGAAGCGGTAAAAGCATTTAAAACCGTTTCTTTTGTTACATATAAAAAAGGATTTTTCAATAAAAAAAATGAAAGCTGTTTCGGGAATATAGAAATAGAAAATATAGGTATAAATGAAAATATTTTTTCAGAATTGACAGATGATTATTATCTTACCAAAAAATTCATTAGAAGATATATTATCGGACGTAATAAAGATTTTCATAAAGGAAATTTTGGAAAAGTACTAATTTTTGCAGGAAGTAAAGGTTTTTCAGGTGCTGCAAAAATAACTGTAAATTCTTGTGTCAGAAGTGGTGCAGGACTAGTCACTTTACTTACTTATATTGATATTGTTGACAATATCAGTTCATCTATCATAGAAGCAATGACAATCGAAATAGATAATAGCTGCCTTAAAAAAAACTTTGAAGAAATAGAAAAAGTAATTTTAAATTCTGATGTTGTTGCCATTGGACCGGGTATAGGAAAGACAGAAAATTCCTTTAATATTTTTAAAAAAATTATAAATTACAAAAAAAATAATAAAGGCAATAAAATAAATTTAGTTATAGATGCTGACGGATTGAATCTCCTTTCAGAAAATAAAAAAATTTTTGAAAAAATTAAAGGTAGAACTGTTTTAACACCTCATTTAGTTGAATTTTCAAGGTTAACAGGAATAACTCCTGAAAACATTGAAAAAAATAAATTTGAAATTTGTAAGAATTTTGCTTTATCCAAAGGGGTTATATTGCTTTTAAAAGGCAGAAATACTTTAATAACTAACGGAAAAAAAACTTATATAAACAGTACCGGAAATCCTCATATGGCAAACGGAGGAATGGGTGATTGTCTAACCGGGATAATTGCATCTCTTATAGGACAAAATTACGGATTAATAGAAAGTGCCAATATAGGTGCTTTTCTTCATGGATATATTGCTGACGAATTGCTGAAAAAACAATATATTATAAATGCTTCTCACATAATTCAAACTCTTCCTGAATATATGAGAAAATTATTTATATAA
- a CDS encoding acyl-CoA dehydrogenase family protein codes for MLNLIDEALVKMNTNEFLNNIKKAFNDIFSAENMEKINLMNYLPEDKWLYIKKHGLLLPFLTEKFGGRKANQFEIQEVLRIAGNYGVPVTLRTGIEGALVLQPLTEFGNSEQITKGLELIFNGEGGGLAITEPETSGSAIAKEMQSYYEYVDENTVRLKSTKYWQGNSQSDFLLVAAKEKKDGRISKAISLIFVPKKYIKYDVLKSEGLKAVRYAVNKIDALIPSKYIIQLSDSRANSLREFQNIFIRSRLQLIGMTHGIMEYILKNIKKYSRSEIKFVEREIEEIRKKYAASQVLYNYTCNNISPDKSVADKLMEANIIKSLSTDYTYEAAKTAQKLLGAKGFEYGHPMSNIAIDFRPFTIFEGPNDMLYAEIYDQFSKATAEEKKMGVKINKELTIYDRFISDKRFKVLSVSTENIIQKIDDIISFMKKYSLNEIDQIKKVFTGKIISKLFVLIQTELPDLSEFLIKDIKKDILDFEYC; via the coding sequence ATGCTTAATTTAATTGATGAAGCTCTTGTAAAAATGAATACTAATGAGTTTCTGAACAATATAAAGAAAGCTTTTAATGATATATTTTCAGCGGAAAATATGGAAAAAATAAATTTAATGAACTATTTACCTGAAGATAAATGGCTCTATATAAAAAAACATGGATTACTTTTACCCTTTTTGACTGAAAAATTTGGAGGAAGAAAAGCAAATCAATTTGAAATTCAGGAAGTATTGAGAATTGCAGGAAATTATGGAGTTCCTGTAACATTAAGAACCGGAATTGAAGGGGCGTTGGTTCTTCAACCACTTACCGAATTTGGAAATTCTGAACAGATCACAAAAGGACTTGAACTAATATTTAACGGTGAAGGTGGCGGACTTGCCATAACTGAACCAGAAACATCAGGCTCTGCCATTGCTAAAGAAATGCAGTCATATTATGAATATGTTGATGAAAATACTGTTCGTTTAAAATCTACTAAATATTGGCAGGGTAATTCCCAAAGTGATTTTCTTCTTGTTGCAGCCAAAGAAAAAAAAGACGGGAGAATTTCAAAGGCTATAAGCCTTATATTTGTACCTAAAAAATATATAAAATATGATGTACTGAAATCGGAAGGTTTGAAAGCTGTAAGATATGCCGTAAATAAAATTGATGCTCTTATACCTTCAAAATATATTATTCAGCTTTCTGACTCTAGAGCTAATTCATTAAGGGAATTTCAGAATATATTTATAAGAAGTCGTCTACAGCTTATCGGAATGACACATGGAATAATGGAATATATTTTAAAAAATATAAAAAAATATTCAAGAAGTGAGATAAAATTTGTAGAAAGAGAAATTGAAGAAATTCGAAAAAAATATGCTGCTTCTCAAGTTTTATATAATTATACTTGTAATAATATTTCTCCTGATAAGTCGGTAGCTGATAAACTTATGGAAGCAAATATAATTAAAAGCTTATCAACGGATTATACTTATGAAGCTGCAAAAACAGCTCAGAAATTATTAGGTGCCAAAGGATTTGAGTATGGCCATCCGATGAGTAACATTGCAATTGATTTTAGGCCTTTTACTATTTTTGAAGGTCCTAATGATATGCTATATGCAGAAATTTATGATCAATTTTCCAAAGCTACTGCCGAAGAAAAGAAAATGGGAGTAAAAATTAACAAAGAACTGACTATTTATGATAGATTTATATCTGATAAAAGATTTAAAGTGCTTTCCGTTTCTACAGAAAATATAATTCAAAAAATAGATGACATTATATCTTTTATGAAAAAATATTCTTTAAATGAAATAGACCAGATAAAGAAAGTATTTACAGGGAAAATTATATCCAAACTTTTTGTTCTAATTCAAACAGAACTTCCAGATTTATCAGAATTTCTTATTAAGGATATAAAAAAGGATATTTTAGATTTTGAATATTGCTAA
- a CDS encoding ScpA family protein: protein MKNTTIQVKIDNFEGPLDLLIHLIEKKQMKITEINISQIIDDYLIYIKQQKNENLKIKVEFLIMATDLIEIKAYSILNKEKKDEKIEDLERKLMEYKLFKEISELFSEYENEYNVPYKRTGTKNIETALIEYDISKLTLETLLNSFKALLEEEDKEKLILNLEEDYSTEDAVDEINEIMITENRISFSTLLKNKFTKSRIVSLFLCILEMFKSGYIDIVSDEKEFYIQKLSS, encoded by the coding sequence ATGAAAAATACTACGATACAAGTAAAAATAGATAATTTTGAAGGACCTCTTGACCTTCTTATACATTTAATTGAAAAAAAACAGATGAAAATTACTGAAATAAATATTTCACAAATAATAGATGATTACCTGATTTATATAAAACAACAAAAAAATGAAAATCTGAAAATAAAAGTTGAATTTTTGATTATGGCAACAGATCTTATTGAAATAAAGGCATATTCAATATTAAACAAGGAAAAAAAGGATGAAAAAATAGAAGATCTTGAAAGAAAACTTATGGAGTACAAACTTTTTAAGGAAATTTCAGAATTATTTTCAGAATACGAAAATGAATATAATGTGCCATATAAACGAACAGGAACAAAAAATATTGAAACTGCCTTAATAGAATACGATATCTCAAAATTGACTCTGGAAACTTTATTGAACAGCTTTAAAGCGTTATTGGAAGAGGAAGATAAGGAAAAGCTTATTTTAAATCTGGAAGAGGATTATTCCACAGAAGATGCGGTGGATGAAATAAATGAAATTATGATTACTGAAAATAGGATAAGTTTCAGTACATTATTGAAAAATAAATTTACAAAATCAAGAATAGTTTCGTTATTTTTATGTATACTCGAAATGTTTAAAAGCGGCTATATAGATATAGTCAGTGATGAAAAAGAATTTTATATACAAAAGTTATCATCATAA
- the murJ gene encoding murein biosynthesis integral membrane protein MurJ encodes MFKSSFIVMTINMLSRLLGLIREMIIGSMFGATGFTDAYVSATKIPNFFTTLFGEGSLGTVFIPIYNKGLEEKGKEKTDDFVFSLLNLIIAFTSTLSIIMIVFSRPILKVTTGFNDPQRFEIANNLLKIVAFYFLFIALSGVVASLLNNYKKFAIAASTGLVFNLTIIIGTLFTSKKWGIYGLGTAYLLSGVFQLGMMLPQFFQIMKKYKFLFNLKDEYVQEMFKLMIPTLIGIFGYQINEIVDNRFATTLPPGTASALNYASRLYLLPIGVFAISLSVVIFPTLSQAVVKKQTKKVKNTIQKGLNMLAFLIIPSSTILMGYAEPIVTLIYKRGHFSDKGVVITSEALQFYALGLLFFSTIHLLTRSHYVYKDRILPVISSFTAIFINILLDFLLYKKYAHVGLTIATSFSAMINYIILLISLNKRHIKLNKMIYLKFLFLSSVTSLTAYYISNKINTPYLGKFSILINIAAFAVLYLSMWIILIMIKRSKRK; translated from the coding sequence ATGTTTAAATCAAGTTTTATTGTTATGACCATAAATATGCTTAGTAGACTGCTCGGTCTAATAAGAGAAATGATAATAGGAAGTATGTTTGGAGCTACCGGATTTACTGATGCATATGTCAGTGCTACTAAGATTCCTAATTTTTTTACAACGTTGTTTGGAGAAGGCTCACTTGGAACGGTTTTTATTCCAATTTATAATAAAGGCCTTGAAGAAAAAGGAAAAGAAAAAACCGATGATTTTGTTTTTTCCCTATTGAACCTTATCATTGCCTTTACATCAACTTTATCAATTATAATGATAGTTTTTTCAAGACCAATTTTAAAAGTGACTACAGGATTTAATGATCCTCAGAGGTTTGAAATAGCAAATAATTTACTGAAAATAGTGGCATTTTATTTTTTATTTATTGCTCTTTCAGGGGTAGTTGCCTCACTTTTAAATAACTACAAAAAATTTGCTATTGCAGCTTCTACAGGACTTGTTTTTAACTTGACAATAATAATAGGAACTTTATTTACATCAAAAAAATGGGGAATTTATGGTTTGGGAACAGCATATCTGCTATCTGGAGTTTTTCAACTTGGGATGATGCTTCCCCAGTTTTTTCAAATAATGAAAAAATATAAATTCCTATTTAATCTCAAAGATGAATATGTTCAGGAAATGTTTAAACTCATGATACCTACATTAATAGGAATATTTGGATATCAAATTAATGAAATAGTAGATAATCGATTTGCTACCACTCTTCCTCCGGGAACTGCAAGTGCTTTAAATTATGCAAGTAGACTTTATTTATTACCAATAGGTGTCTTTGCAATATCATTATCGGTCGTAATTTTTCCTACATTATCACAAGCGGTAGTAAAAAAACAGACAAAAAAAGTAAAAAACACTATACAAAAAGGCCTGAATATGTTGGCATTTCTTATTATTCCGTCTTCGACCATACTTATGGGATATGCTGAGCCTATAGTTACACTTATATATAAAAGAGGACATTTTTCAGATAAAGGAGTTGTAATAACTTCAGAGGCACTACAATTTTATGCTTTAGGGCTTTTATTTTTTTCTACAATACATTTGCTGACACGAAGCCATTATGTATATAAAGACAGAATATTACCTGTGATTTCATCATTTACCGCAATCTTTATAAATATTTTATTGGATTTTCTCTTATATAAAAAATATGCCCATGTGGGACTTACAATTGCAACCTCCTTTTCAGCTATGATAAACTATATAATATTACTTATTTCTTTAAATAAAAGGCATATTAAGTTGAATAAAATGATTTATTTGAAATTTCTTTTTCTCTCGTCAGTAACATCACTTACTGCTTATTATATTTCAAATAAGATAAATACCCCTTATTTAGGAAAATTCAGTATTTTAATTAATATAGCAGCATTTGCTGTCTTATATCTGAGTATGTGGATAATATTAATAATGATAAAAAGATCAAAAAGAAAATAA
- a CDS encoding helicase, whose protein sequence is MEIKIRYTKTGKKIEIYKFYAKLHTEVILNKKQFEEHILKKHSNITLEIISNVLINPDYVTKRSNSKKEHFYQKKIEKNYYFVVVSNQKNVRRTRFILTAFSVDDINFLKEKNIYYKYIRDSKINL, encoded by the coding sequence TTGGAAATCAAAATAAGATACACAAAAACAGGAAAAAAAATAGAAATATATAAATTTTATGCTAAACTTCACACCGAAGTTATATTAAATAAAAAACAATTTGAAGAGCATATTTTAAAAAAACATTCTAATATAACACTTGAAATTATAAGTAATGTTTTAATTAATCCTGATTATGTGACCAAACGGTCTAATTCTAAAAAAGAACATTTTTATCAAAAAAAAATAGAAAAAAATTATTATTTTGTAGTTGTATCAAATCAAAAAAATGTACGTCGTACAAGATTCATTTTGACAGCATTTTCTGTAGATGATATAAATTTTTTAAAAGAAAAAAATATTTATTATAAGTATATAAGAGATAGCAAAATTAATTTATAA
- a CDS encoding autotransporter outer membrane beta-barrel domain-containing protein — translation MKNIILFYILLALFSTQGFSFGANISKKINQNNKNYEKVSKELETTKEKEKKLDRQLETTKCTVKNSKKKSNLPLCKDSTTFSRNTTTYKNNKILKVYSPENEPLLEIPIIAETNTKSDKGKDLNSNGFNKRTKEYKASYDHKVDEKLKVGIGLNHKDKEIRQNIAQTKHKKNIDDNNVSVNTEYEKNGIIYKGKVEYGTGHSYKKGIKNNTPSSHYDYINSKGNISVKKDLGNNIELVPSAGVEWKNINEKMASKNGKSYSSNSDSDVIASTGVKLQQKYNDKIRWEIGTEYKQNMKNVFSDKGNYNKTLNNDTYKHRTLVTGGNVKYEKNDSLTYKFGYNFEKNRLYNNHVINFGVIYQLKDQ, via the coding sequence ATGAAAAATATAATTTTATTTTATATACTTCTTGCTCTGTTTTCTACCCAAGGTTTTTCTTTCGGAGCAAATATATCTAAAAAAATAAATCAAAATAATAAAAACTATGAAAAAGTCTCAAAAGAACTTGAAACCACCAAAGAAAAAGAAAAAAAACTTGATAGACAGCTTGAAACAACAAAATGTACTGTCAAAAATTCAAAAAAGAAAAGTAATTTACCTTTATGTAAAGATTCAACAACTTTTTCCAGAAATACGACTACATATAAAAATAATAAAATATTAAAAGTATATTCTCCTGAAAATGAACCTTTACTTGAGATACCCATTATCGCGGAAACAAATACTAAAAGCGATAAAGGTAAAGACTTGAATTCAAATGGATTTAATAAAAGAACAAAAGAATATAAAGCAAGCTATGATCATAAAGTTGATGAAAAGCTTAAAGTAGGAATAGGGCTAAACCATAAAGATAAAGAAATAAGGCAAAACATAGCACAAACAAAACATAAAAAAAATATTGATGATAATAATGTATCAGTAAATACTGAATATGAAAAAAACGGTATAATTTATAAAGGAAAGGTAGAATATGGAACAGGACATTCTTATAAAAAAGGAATAAAAAATAACACCCCTTCAAGTCATTATGATTATATAAATTCCAAAGGAAATATTTCAGTAAAAAAAGATTTGGGAAATAATATAGAACTCGTGCCATCTGCAGGAGTTGAATGGAAAAATATAAATGAAAAAATGGCATCTAAAAACGGCAAAAGCTATTCATCAAATTCCGATTCCGATGTGATAGCTTCCACGGGAGTAAAACTCCAGCAGAAATACAATGATAAAATCAGATGGGAAATAGGAACTGAATATAAACAGAATATGAAAAATGTCTTTTCTGATAAAGGCAACTATAACAAAACTCTCAATAATGATACCTATAAACATAGAACACTTGTAACAGGAGGAAATGTAAAATATGAAAAAAATGATTCATTGACATACAAATTTGGATATAATTTTGAAAAAAACAGACTTTATAACAATCATGTCATAAACTTCGGAGTTATTTATCAACTAAAAGATCAATAA
- the ribF gene encoding riboflavin biosynthesis protein RibF, which produces MSIKIISKNQKNIEEFLKFRNMNCSNADDIKESQNIVILGNFDGVHEGHRKIFDSAVKKSLLKGYKSVVYTFSEYPQKKESRITTPSEKLELISGADINYIYLDEFEDVKNFSPEEFVDKILIKTLNTKEIYCGFNFTFGKNKSGNIKVLDNIIREKYNNSIALNVQPPVLDNENEIISSTRIRRYIEKSDLTKMKELLGHNFIIMGKVIHGKKLGRTLGFPTANLTFENRIYPEFGVYGVYIHIEGENKIYHGAMNIGKNPTVESDCLNVETHIFDFDKDIYGKIILIEILEKIRDEVKLNSLDELMKKIEDTTHTWRKRIDEKYYDTSKNR; this is translated from the coding sequence ATGAGTATAAAAATAATTTCAAAAAATCAGAAAAATATAGAAGAATTTTTAAAATTTAGAAATATGAATTGTTCAAATGCTGATGATATAAAGGAAAGTCAGAATATTGTTATTTTGGGAAATTTTGATGGAGTCCATGAAGGACATAGAAAAATTTTTGACAGTGCTGTAAAAAAATCTCTTTTAAAAGGATATAAAAGCGTAGTTTATACTTTTTCTGAATATCCTCAAAAAAAGGAAAGTAGAATTACTACACCTTCGGAAAAACTGGAATTAATAAGTGGAGCTGATATTAATTACATATATTTAGATGAATTTGAAGATGTGAAAAATTTTTCACCTGAAGAATTTGTAGATAAAATTTTAATTAAAACATTAAATACAAAAGAAATATACTGCGGATTCAATTTTACTTTTGGAAAAAATAAGTCAGGAAATATTAAAGTTCTTGACAATATAATTAGAGAAAAGTATAACAACAGTATAGCACTTAATGTTCAACCACCTGTCTTAGACAATGAAAACGAAATAATAAGCAGTACAAGGATAAGAAGGTATATTGAAAAGTCTGATTTGACTAAAATGAAAGAGCTGCTAGGACATAATTTTATTATTATGGGAAAAGTCATACATGGAAAAAAATTAGGAAGAACTCTAGGCTTTCCTACAGCAAATCTGACTTTTGAAAATAGGATTTATCCTGAATTTGGAGTATATGGAGTATATATTCACATCGAAGGAGAGAATAAAATTTACCATGGTGCAATGAATATCGGTAAAAATCCCACTGTAGAAAGTGATTGCCTGAATGTAGAAACGCATATATTTGACTTTGACAAAGATATATATGGAAAAATTATATTAATCGAAATTCTTGAAAAAATAAGGGATGAAGTAAAACTCAATTCCTTAGATGAACTTATGAAAAAAATTGAGGATACTACTCATACTTGGAGAAAAAGAATAGATGAAAAATACTACGATACAAGTAAAAATAGATAA